The Candidatus Thiothrix anitrata genome includes the window AATTTTTCCCGCCACCAAATCAATCACACGTTTCATCACATGGCGGTGTTCCTTGTAATTCAAGGTCGCCGACTCACCGGTTGTACCAACGGCCACAATAGCGTCCGTGCCATTTTCAAGATGGAAAGCTACCAGAGCTTCCAACGCTGCCTCATCGACTTCCCCGCTTGCTTTCATCGGGGTTATGAGTGCCACCATACTGCCGCGAAACATGCGATCCTCCAAAAAATAATTTGACAGCATACTACTGGCGCGGTTAATGAAACACAAGCATTACACTCACCCCACAAACAGGAGAAACCCATGACGATCCCAACCCTCGGCAATCCAGTTCCCGACTTTAGCTTAGCGGCGACTTCGGGGAAAACCTTCCGCCTGTCTGAATTCAAAGACAAGGCTCTGGTTGTCCTTTATTTTTACCCGAAAGACAGTACGCCCGGCTGCACCACTGAAGGGCAGGATTTCCGTGATGTATATCCGCAATTCGTTGCTGCTGGCGTGGAAATTTTCGGAATTTCGCGTGACTCACTGAAGTCGCATGAAAACTTCAAGGCGAAGCAGGCATTTCCCTTTGAGTTGCTCGCTGATACGGAAGAACTGGCCTGTCAGTTGTTCGATGTCATTAAAATGAAAAACATGTATGGCAAACAGGTTCGTGGCATTGAACGCAGTACGTTTTTAATTGACCAGCAAGGTGTGTTGCGGCGCGAATGGCGTAAACTAACGGTAAAAGGACACGTTACGGCGGTACTCGCGGCGGTTGAATGCGCTTTCATCCACCTAACCGAAGGAAATACCATGACTCACACTCAACACCAGCATCCACAACGTTTATTCGTACTGGATACCAATGTGTTGATGCACGATCCGACCGCACTGTTCCGCTTTCAGGAACACGATGTATTTTTACCGATGGTCGTACTGGAAGAGTTAGATCAGCACAAAAAAGGGGTATCCGAAGTCGCACGAAATGTACGTCAGGTCAGCCGCTTTATCAATGACATGCTCTCCGAAACTGGTATTGATGCGATTCACGCGGGCATTTCTCTATTGAATCAACGCCTCAGCGGCTACTGGCAAAGGTGCGGCAAGCGGATATT containing:
- a CDS encoding peroxiredoxin codes for the protein MTIPTLGNPVPDFSLAATSGKTFRLSEFKDKALVVLYFYPKDSTPGCTTEGQDFRDVYPQFVAAGVEIFGISRDSLKSHENFKAKQAFPFELLADTEELACQLFDVIKMKNMYGKQVRGIERSTFLIDQQGVLRREWRKLTVKGHVTAVLAAVECAFIHLTEGNTMTHTQHQHPQRLFVLDTNVLMHDPTALFRFQEHDVFLPMVVLEELDQHKKGVSEVARNVRQVSRFINDMLSETGIDAIHAGISLLNQRLSGYWQRCGKRIFAIPNRSNCIAICQRIW